A part of Ammospiza caudacuta isolate bAmmCau1 chromosome 5, bAmmCau1.pri, whole genome shotgun sequence genomic DNA contains:
- the RRP7A gene encoding ribosomal RNA-processing protein 7 homolog A produces MAAATGRAAGAVPAGYTALAVKFAERQRSHHCLLVKEHQVREGADTAHPPRRTLFVLNVPPYCGPDSLSRLFSRCGHVQSVDICDKPGPGEKKDKLASKFFDHKTPKGFQVAYVVFRKPAAVQAAKALSQEGPLLISTESHPVKTGISKWIASYEAAIVDPKELKAEVDAYMQDYDKKVAEEEAKAALEEGVPDEEGWVKVTRKGRKPGLPRTEAANLRVLEREKQKRARKELLNFYAWQHRETKREHIAQLRKKFEEDKQRIALMRAQRKFRPY; encoded by the exons ATGGCGGCCGCCACGGGGCGTGCGGCGGGAGCGGTGCCGGCGGGATACACGG CTCTGGCGGTGAAGTTCGCGGAGCGGCAGCGCTCGCACCACTGCCTGTTGGTGAAGGAGCACCAGGTGCGGGAAGGGGCCGACACCGCGCACCCGCCTCGCCGCACCCTCTTCGTTCTCAACGTGCCCCCGTACTGCGGCCCG GACTCTTTGTCTAGGCTGTTCTCCCGCTGCGGGCATGTGCAGTCTGTGGACATCTGTGACAAGCCAGGgccaggagagaaaaaagataaaCTGGCATCGAAATTCTTTGACCACAAAACTCCAAAG ggaTTTCAAGTAGCATATGTGGTGTTCAGGAAACCAGCAGCTGTCCAGGCAGCCAAGGCTCTATCACAGGAAGGTCCCTTGCTAATATCAACAGAGAGCCACCCTGTGAAAACCGGCATTAGCA AGTGGATCGCCAGCTATGAGGCCGCCATCGTGGATCCGAAGGAGCTGAAGGCTGAGGTGGATGCCTACATGCAAGACTATGATAAAAAGGTGGCAGAG GAAGAAGCCAAAGCAGCCCTGGAGGAGGGTGTCCCAGATGAGGAGGGCTGGGTGAAGGTGACACGGAAGGGCCGGAAGCCCGGCCTGCCCCGGACAGAGGCTGCCAACCTGCGCGTGCTGGAGAGGGAGAAGCAGAAGAGGGCCCGCAAAGAACTGCTCAACTTCTATGCCTGGCAGCATCGCGAGACCAAGAGAGAGC ACATTGCCCAGTTGAGGAAGAAATTTGAGGAGGACAAGCAGAGGATTGCACTGATGCGAGCCCAGCGCAAGTTTCGGCCGTACTAG